In Fusarium verticillioides 7600 chromosome 4, whole genome shotgun sequence, the following proteins share a genomic window:
- a CDS encoding 26S proteasome regulatory subunit N12: MQPGEASNWIQPNIINTTNHKQHHDFDRCSHRATIYIQLAEHQLPHIKSLTLPLPTMAERNLAQIISQLKHSPSMSYTDANALLSKAKLALLKLNALTPAPSTPTHLLPLARETYEQGALFAIRARNPEAFTRYVQQLQPFYELPAAVLPPNLAERNKVTGLSLLLLLTQGRYAEFHTELESLENREGGGGDVESDRYLGYPIRLERWLMEGSYDRVWKAMKSSEVPCDEYSVFSEILKNQIRSEIASSSERAYPSLPISSTKSLLFLDSEGDVISFAHHRGWIVRDGNIYFPDTAEGEDGDQNKEMSQMVIENALGYARELETIV, encoded by the exons ATGCAGCCTGGTGAAGCTTCGAATTGGATCCAACCtaatatcatcaacactaCCAACCACAAACAGCACCACGACTTTGATCGCTGCTCTCACAGGGCCACCATATATATCCAACTTGCCGAACATCAGCTGCCGCACATTAAATCGTTGACACTTCCGTTGCCCACCATGGCCGAACGCAATCTTGCCCAGATTATCTCCCAGCTCAAGCACTCCCCCTCTATGAGCTATACCGATGCCAACGCCCTGCTCTCAAAGGCTAAactcgcccttctcaagctcaacgccCTTACACCCGCTCCCTCAACCCCGACGCATCTTCTGCCTCTCGCCCGCGAGACCTACGAACAGGGTGCCTTATTTGCCATCCGCGCCCGCAACCCCGAAGCTTTCACCCGCTACGTCCAGCAACTTCAGCCCTTTTACGAACTTCCCGCTGCTGTTCTCCCCCCCAATTTGGCCGAGCGCAACAAGGTCACTGGTCTgagcttgcttctgcttttGACGCAGGGTCGATATGCTGAGTTCCACACTGAGCtcgagagcttggagaaCCGAGAGGGTGGTGGCGGTGACGTCGAGAGCGACCGATACCTTGGCTACCCTATTCGTCTGGAGAGATGGCTGATGGAAGGATCCTATGACCGAGTATGGAAGGCCATGAAGAGTAGCGAGGTGCCCTGCGATGAGTATAGCGTATTCTCAGAA atcctcaagaaccagattCGCTCCGAGATTGCTTCCAGCAGCGAGCGCGCATACCCCAGCCTTCCTATCAGCTCCACAAAGTCCCTTCTCTTCTTGGACTCAGAGGGCGATGTTATCTCTTTCGCTCACCATCGAGGCTGGATCGTCCGTGATGGTAACATCTACTTCCCTGATACTgctgaaggcgaggatggcgatcagaacaaggagatgaGCCAGATGGTGATAGAAAATGCCCTTGGCTACGCACGTGAGCTTGAGACGATCGTGTAA